CTTTGCTTACCAAGTTTTCGTTATATCTCTACTGTTTGTGATCTACATTAAACTCATTAGTCTTAAAAGTGTGTTGTAATTTTCTTTGGATGTATATAAAATCTAAACATGTCGGGTCATGACGCTTGGACGGCAATGCGCGTGCTTCCCTTCCGATCTAGTTGATGACAGTCGGAGCATAAATTCAAGCGAGGGAAAATTTCCGCGAAAGGAGGGACAGATGGTAATTTCCGAATTGATGTGATGGTCTGGTCAAAATTGTTGAGAGAAAAGTGAATCCTTTGACTCTTTCATTAGATGATTGTAGGAATTTACACAAGGAGAAGGGATGCGATGAAGAGGCATCCGTTCGGGAGAGATGGCAGTTACAAGGGGAGATTTACCCCATAATTAACACATGTTAATTAAActctaacactccccctaatctacACTTGTCCATCCAGAATCATCATCTTGATTAGAggctcctccaaaaaccctgtgggaaaaatatgaggagtatagtgtttgatatgttgccaaaactccttcaaacccagtaaaaaaaataagaagaaaatgcCGCAACATATAATGCTTATTGTTTGTTTTAACTCGATATGAGAAAAATCCATAGAATTAAAAGGATAATAAATATGCCGTATATACTTTCTTAGAAAAAACCCGGTGGGGAAAgtagaaagtactccctccgtcccaaaataagtgactcaaaaatgactcaactttgtaacaaagttagtacaaagttgagtcatttttgagtcacttattctgggacggagggagtatgacatATGACCttgtgttgatattacctcataaaaacctttatgagaacctgtatagtaaactcatgaagggaaatgagtataatatgatgcattgaacaggAACAATTTAGGAAGATACCCCCCGATTCTTGCATATTTTGAAGTCGTCATATACCAATTCCATATACACATTCCTGGAATGTAAAAGTTGGTAGAGACTTGGTGAACAAATCGGTTGCATGATTTGatttgcaagatatgcaatatagtgatattgcttattatgtaacctgtttgcatccggccaacacaagaaacattatcgttgagatgatggttggtggatgtagccaaTGCGATATGTTTCGAAGACTCTTCATGCGagggctaccacacctagtaggaacactaaGCTTGTCTATGATCTGACATAGTGGAAatctgatcgatgtatccaatgatattggtgttcatatttctgtgaaactgaaaaaccagggcaagatgtttgatgccttggagatatcgaaggATATTTttgagtaccaaccaattgtgtttggtggatccaatggcattatggaatgttgagtcccaatatctcatttccatcatctcttggtctaaattgatctttctctacgtctagagaatgaactaccatgagagttatggatggataagatttgtccacaatAAATTTCTTCAATATATtatggatatagacaacatagtctctacttctaatggagcagttggtagtctccgtcggTTAATTTTTGTCCCACCTTTCTTGATTTTTTTTCGTCCTCATTCCCACCTCCAACCTATCAGCGATCCCTGGATTCCAGcgcccaaacaaaaaaaaaacgATGCCCACACTGTCGATTCCCACCTCCCACTCGGTCCATCTTGGGAAAAATGCTTAGAAGAAAACTCTACGAAAAAAAACCTACAAAAAAAACCAGCGATTCGTCCTGACCTGAACCATCCTGCACGAACCACCGCTCCTCCCGATCCACCTACCTGCTCGCTCCCTCAATCCCTAGCTATCCCTAGGTCATCTCCCCGTCTCcaaccgccgcagccgccgccggacCCCAATGGACGACgttgacgccgccgccgccaccgatccCCGCGGACGCCTCAGCCGTCGCCGCCGATCATGGCCGCCTCTAGGGTTTCCCTGCCCTCGCCATGGTGATCCTCCCCGCGCCGTCCAACGGTTCCACCACGTCGGTAAGCGCCCCACCTCTGCACACGTGCCTTCGATTTGATCTCCTCGCTCCCCCGCGAGTCCATTCGTCCCGCCGAATCCAAATTCTCAATGAGCGTGTGTCGTGCCACCAGGTTCCCTTGATTCGCCGGAGCAGGGTTCCCTGCCGCCCTCGAGGCGCCCTCTGGAGGAGATCATCGTGATGTCGAGGTCAGCCACCGCCGCCCGCCTGCAATATCTTATTCAGTTGGTGCTTATCGCTGTGTTATTTAGGATTCTGGTTCGATTCGCCCAAATTCTGAAGCGGACATGGCTTTCCTGTTGCTCCCAGGTTTCTGCAATTAGGGAAGAGCGGCAGAAAAATTGTTCAGGCTGTATTGGTCAACTCGAAGCCCGGCAATTCAGGTTGCGCAGAACATTGGGCCGAGCTTTGCGGCCGGTTTGGCCTATAAGAGCAGGGCATTCTTGCACCAGGGAGTTCACAATGGACCGGGCACCTCGCACATGCTCGGGCGAGCAAAGTAGAGCCTATACTGGAGCCCTGGTGCCAGAAACGTTTCTGTTCTCTCGTCATGTAGACGGAATGCATTTCATGGCCAGCTTGCTTGGAAGCAACTCATGGCAATGGGTGCTCGAGTACCAAAAGCATCTCCACAATTTGCTTGGAAGCAGCTCATGTCAACGGGTTCTGCTGTATCAAAAGCATCTCTGCTTTTAAGTAGAGCTGCTTGTGCCGTTACCCTGACTGCCACTAGATATAAGTTAGTTCCTTACCTCGTCGCTTTTGTAGCTGTAAAGTTGATGCTAGGTGAGAAGAGCTTTGCAGATGGCGAGTACCTCCCAATACGAGAGAATATTTACTCGCGAGCTCAGGACAGCCGTATTTATGTCACCACATTGATATTCTCAGTAGTAGAGATGGTTATCATAATCCTCAGATCAATATATCTGGTCTTGTTTACTCCCAGTATACTGATGGCACCATTTAAGGATACTCTTGGCAGTAAGTATAGGAAAACATGGCTCCGTCTTGTGCATCGTACTTTGGAGAAGGCAGGTCCTGCATTTATTAAATGGGGCCAGTGGGTGGCGACATGTCCTGATCTATTTGCAAACGACCTGTGTACCGAGTTGTCAAAGCTACACACAAAAGCACCAGCTCACAGCTATGCATATACCAAGAAAACTGTTGAGAAGGCTTTTGGTCGAAATATATCTGAAATTTTTGAGAAATTTGAAGAAGAACCTGTAGCATCTGGAAGTGTTGCTCAAGTGCATCGGGCTGCTTTGAAATTCCGACATCCTGGCCAAAAGACGCCAAAGATTATAACAGTCGCAGTTAAAGTAAGACATCCTGGTGTAGGAGACTCAATACGGAGAGATTTCAGTATAATTAATGCTGTAGCTAAAGCTTCAAGATGTATTCCAGCGTTAAATTGGCTACGGCTAGATGAGAGTGTGCAACAGTTTGCTGTCTTCATGATGTCTCAAGTTGACCTTGCAAGGGAAGCTGCTCATTTGAGCCGGATTATCTACAACTTCCGCAGGTGGAAAGATGTGTCATTTTTGAAACCTCTTTATCCATTTGTTCATCCTGCTGTCTTGGTCGAGACTTACGAGCTTGGGGAGAGTGGCTCACACTATGTGGATGACCACGATGGAGAGGAACGAGTTAAAAGTGCTCTTGCACATATTGGCACTCATGCACTCTTGAAAATGCTACTGGCACTACATTCAACCATCTCTTTGTCTTCTCATTCTTATTTCTGTTTTGCCTTTGAAGACGGGAGTACATGCTTTCTGTATTAAAAACAGCAGAATGATAGAGATTTCCCTTTTATACACATATTTTATAATCTACGTAAGAAGTATATTGGATCCTGAATGCTGTAGAAATTTGCGCACCAACCAAGATACAGAGACCGCATTGCCCCTCTTATTAGGTTATACTCAACTCTTGAACAGCGTGGAACATTTGGCATTAGAATTATCCAGATAGAGATTTTTTTTTTGCATCGAACTCAGGAACTTTATTAATTTATAATCATAGTGTTACAATCCGCCCGTAGGCAAGAGACTAAAAAAACAGGGCTTACATCAAGCCAACTCTCAGTGCTATCCAGTGTGCTAGCTAGGCGGGCACACTGATGCGCCAATGCATTAGCTTCCCTGCTGACATGCGTAATAGATAACGAAGCAAAAGAAGCACCAATTTCCTCCAGTTCACTCAAGATAGGCGCTACAACTGATCTGGTGTTGCCGCGCGAATGCCATAGATCAACTAGCTTCAAGCAGTCAATCTCCATGATCACATGTGAAAAACCCCGGAGTTGCGCAAAGATCATGCCGTCCCGGAGAGCAAGCAACTCCGCAATGAAGGGGTCTGATATGCCAAACGGAGGTTTGCACCAAGCACCAAGGAACGTGATGTGTGATCTAGCTACACCTCCCGCTCCCCCCCTCATTTCCTCGGTATTAATAGCGCCATCAGTGTTGATAGTAACCCAGCCCGCCTCAGGTGGTTTCCAGCACTGATCCGCCCTCGTTTTCCTTCCCAAAGAAGGTAGTTCCAGGATCGCCAAAGTCTCATGAACCCACTTCAACGCTTGTACAGGGTTGTACCCTTCGCGATCATGAGTCCAGTTGTTCCGTGACGtccatatgctatgcatgatagaGATATATGTAAAGGCATAAGCAGTGCAACGTTATCTCGAAATAGTAGAATGACATGTATTTTTGCATAAATTTGAAAGCTAGCATGACATGTATCTTTCTGCAGAGGGAGTATTGTTTAGGTTGTAAGTTCATTTGAGCTTGATTGCATCTAAGTTTAGTTGGAACAACAATTTCTAAAGTTATTTACAATTATATCCTGTACATATTGATATGGACTCTACATTCTACAATTACTAAATGAACATAGCACTATCAGTTAGCAGAATCGTCTCTGCAGCAGAGAATTAATTGAGAATATATGGTTTACGAAAACTGAACAATTGAcgctgccgccgccaccgatcCCCGCGGACGCCTCAGCCGTCGCCGGACCCCAATGGACGAcgtggacgccgccgccgccaccgatccCCGCGGACGCCTCAGCCGTCGCCGGACCCCAATGGACGACGTTGACGCCGCCGCCGTCACCGATCCCCGCGGACGCCGCAGACGCCGCCGACCAGTGCAGAGCGCGGTCACGTTCTCCGCGCGGCCATACGGACCATCGCTTCGCCTGAGGTCGCCTATCATGGCTGCCACCAGCGTCGGCAGGAACGACTCGCCGATGGCACCCGAGGACTCCACAGGTGATTTGCTATACTGCTTCGTGAGTCGTGAGTCTGTACATGCTGCTTCGTGCATGTGGTTTGTACATCTGTTATGGTCGACGAACTAGCCTTTGCTCAGCTTCTCTACTAGCTATCTCTTATTGTTCAATATTTTCAGTATCGTCTAGGCTAGGAGAGGTCAAGATCAACCTGGACGGCACTGGTGTTGCAAACTACAG
Above is a window of Triticum aestivum cultivar Chinese Spring chromosome 6B, IWGSC CS RefSeq v2.1, whole genome shotgun sequence DNA encoding:
- the LOC123139097 gene encoding uncharacterized protein is translated as MDDVDAAAATDPRGRLSRRRTPMDDVDAAAVTDPRGRRRRRRPVQSAVTFSARPYGPSLRLRSPIMAATSVGRNDSPMAPEDSTVSSRLGEVKINLDGTGVANYSIGISFLDYILDCNQSLWICQRVLLHMVIVVLLESWKQNHRRCCTI